AGATCACGGCCCCGGTGCACCGCACCCGCACCCACTTCCTTCCCGACGACGGCGACTGGCCCTTCGACGGCTCGTCCGGCAGCGGCGACGGCGCCCCGCGCGCCACCGCCCCGGCGCCCCGCGTCCAGGTCGTCGGCCGCGAGACCCTGGGCCCCTTCGACGTCGCCCGCCTGACCGCCACCGACCCGGCGGCACTGGGCAGTTGGCTGCACACCAACGGCTTCGACCTCCCGGCGGGCCTCACCGCCGACCTCCGGCCGTACACCGCCCTGAAGTGGGAGTACGTGGCGATCCGCCTCGCCCCCCAGCAGCAGGGCACGCCCCTCTCCGGCACCCTGGACCCGCTCGCCCTGAGCTTCGCCAGCGACCGGCTCGTCTACCCGATGCGCCTGTCGCGGCGCGCGAAGACGGAGCAATATCTGAGCCTGTACGTCCTGGCCTCCCACCGTATGGAGCCGAAGGGCAGGATCGGCGGGATGCGCCCGGCGGTCACGTACGCGGGGAAGGTCGACTCGCAGGGCCCGGTGGGTCAACTCGCCGCCGGTGAGAGCTACTTGACGGCCCTGAACCAGAGCTTCCCGGTCCCGTCCGAGATCGACGGCGACCACGAACTGACGCGCACCGCCGCCGACACCCCGTACCAACAGGTCATCTACACGGACAAGCTGATGACCCTGGCCGGCATCCCGGCCTGGCTCCTGACCACG
The sequence above is drawn from the Streptomyces sp. NBC_01465 genome and encodes:
- a CDS encoding DUF2330 domain-containing protein, whose protein sequence is MRYRAVLALLALLAALQLGSLVSPAYACGCGAMVHDPADRLDVNRETSAVRWDGRTEQIVMSLTVSGTARTAAWIMPVPHRASVTLGDRKLFDELEKITAPVHRTRTHFLPDDGDWPFDGSSGSGDGAPRATAPAPRVQVVGRETLGPFDVARLTATDPAALGSWLHTNGFDLPAGLTADLRPYTALKWEYVAIRLAPQQQGTPLSGTLDPLALSFASDRLVYPMRLSRRAKTEQYLSLYVLASHRMEPKGRIGGMRPAVTYAGKVDSQGPVGQLAAGESYLTALNQSFPVPSEIDGDHELTRTAADTPYQQVIYTDKLMTLAGIPAWLLTTLGALALAVAAVTLLLVRAHRRRPVIPPLSVRY